TGAAGCCGCCGTTGCCGTTCGAGACGATGTTGATCGACGTGATCGCGCCCGCGCCGCTCGCTTCCGTGCCGTCCGCGTTCAGGTTCAGGCCCGTGATCGTGCCAAGCGTATTACCGGCCTGCACGAACCCACCGCCAAGCGATGCTGCCGAGACGCCCTGGCTTAGATCGAGCGAAACCGTCTGGCCGACGTTCGCGCCAACCTGCACCTGAATCACGCCTGCCGAGCCATCCATGAGGCGGATGCCGTTGAACTGCGTTTGCGAAGCGATGCGGTTCACTTCAGAGATCTGCTGCGTCACTTCCTGTTGCAACGCGGCCTGATTTTGCTCGGTCAGCGTGCCGCCCGCCGCTTCGCCGGCGAGCGCGCGGATACGCTGCAGGCTCGACGTGATCTGCGCGAGGGCCGTGTTGGTCGTTTGCACCATCGACACACCGTTGTTCGCGTTCTGCACACCCTGGGTCAGCCCGTTGATCTGGGTTTGCATCGACTCCGAAATGGCGAGGCCAGCTGCGTCATCCGCCGCACTGTTGATACGTTTGCCCGACGATAGACGCGTGATCGCCTGTTGCAACTCGCTGTTGGATGCGTTCATGTTCCCTTGAACGACCAGCGAGGGGATATTGGTGTTAATCGTGAGAGACATGTGGTTCTCCGTAGAAGGTTAAGTCGTGAATCGTCGAAACGTCGAGATCGGCGTGACACTCGTGCATGGCTGGCCGCCTCAGCCGCGTTGACGGCAGGACCGCGAATTGATTAAGGCCTGAAGACCCCGCTGGCCCGCCAGGTCAAGAGAATGTGGAATAGAAGGCAAACGCCGCTAAAGACGTTGGCACAAGATATGTCCGCCGTGACCCCCGGTAGAGGTTCAGATGAATGGCGACGGAAGCCTGCTTCAAAAAGTGGCTTTACATCAAGCCGATGCGCGTAGCGCAAGTTTTTGTGAAACGCACACGTATCGTGAATCGCATGAATTCATTGCGACACGATTCGATAAACCCGACAGCCACGATGTTCAAACTTCCTTAAGAAAATTAAGCCGTCTCGATGTTAGAGAAGCATTGCCCAAAGAGGCCTTAGCGTTTGCCGGAAGGCTTGAACTCGATCAGTCGTTACGCGATGCGCTAAGCGCGCAACAGCTGGCGGATTGTTTGCATGCGCTAGCGAAGTGGGACAAGAACGATGTTTTCCATAAGGCAGGGCTCGCGCTGTCTGCGCGCCTCGCCTATGAAGAACGGCCAGGCCTGCTGCTGGACGCGCAACGTGTCGCCCAGTGTCTCGATGCACTGGCGCGATGGGATCGCGAACCCGTGTGCCGTGCAGCGGGCGAACGGCTTGCGAGGAGGATTGCGGCCGAACCGCAGCTATGCGATGCGCTGAACCGGCACGAGGTTGTTGCCTGTCTCGGCGCGCTGGCCCGATGGCACGAAGCGTCCGCATGCGCGGAAGCCGGCATGCGTCTGGCCAGACGGATCGTCGACGACAAGGGTCTGGTCGACGGCCTTAACGGCCACGCGGTCGCCCAGTGTCTCAATGCGCTAGGCAAATGGGACAGCACGAGCATGGGTCTCGACGCCGTGAAACAACTGGCGGCACGCCTTGCAACGGACGAAGCGCTCGTGCGGCAGCTCAATGGCGCGCGCGTCGCTAACTGTCTGAGCGCGCTTGCCAGATGGTGCGATGACGATGTATGCCGCACTGCTGGAATACGGCTCGCAAGGCGTATTGCGGAAGATGGTCCGTTGCGGCATCACCTCAACGGAAGGCATGTGGCGGTCTGCCTCGGCGCGTTGGCAAGCTGGAACGACGACGACATGTGCCGCAAAGGGGCCGTACAACTGGCAAGGCGGCTCGCGTCGGACATGTCCCTTTGCGATCGGCTGACGGTGAAACACATCGTGAATTGTCTGCAGGCGCTAGGCAAACTGAGCAACGAAAGCGCGTGTCTTGCCGGTGCGATAAAGATCTCGCAGCGCGTGCTGACGGACCCAACGCTATGCGACGATCTTCATCAGGATCAGGTCGCCCGGTGCGCTGCCGCGCTCGAGGTCTGGGGATCGGAAGCGCTTCCCGCCAGGGCGAGGATGCGGCTCGGTCAACTCATGCAAGCAGGCACGGATTTTAGAAGTTAGCGCTCTAACGCCATTTGCCGTTCGCGATAAACGAAATGGTCTGCATAAAATCGTTAACTTGGTATGCCTAAGAAAAATCTCATGAAACGACTCTATCGGGGAATCCACATAGCGTCGTGGCCGCGAGCACACGTAATGGTTCCAGCGGCCATGTGAGGGTCTATGTGAGCGCGCCGCTGCGCGGCATTTTTTTAAAGCCAGCAGCAAAAGCAGCCCTCGATCGAACAGGGCGCTATCCCTTGAACGAATGAAGGTTTCGGAAAGCGAACGATCCTTTCCGACTATACATATTCGTCCTTCTACAAATCAGGCTGTTCGTGGATGATTGATCGCTGCATAAAGCCGTGGATGGGAAGTGAAAGACGAAGGCCTGTAACGAATATGATGCATTTCGCCACAGAAGCACTGAGAAACAAGCACATCCAGACCGAGGAGGAATGGCGCGATTTCGTGAGCAGGGACTGGAGCATGGAATGCGCGTTCGATTGCGGCGTGGGGCACCAGCTGCTCGCCACCTCATGGTTCATGGGTGACCTAAGATTCGAAGTAGCGGATCTGTCCGGTCAGCAGTGGACCTGGAAACCGGGGCCGGGCGTCGACAACTGGCGCAGGAATACGCTTGTCATCTTTCTGATCGAGAGCGGTGTGATCGAACTGGAGCAGGACGGCGCGGCCGCCACGCTCACCGCAGGTTCGCTGCTGCTGTTCGATCCGAGCATCAGCTATACGCAGACCTCGGGCCGCAATTCGCGTGGAATGACGTTGCGGGTGTCGAAGGCGTCGCTCGAGAAGCGCGGTAAAGTGCTATCCAGCCATCAGATGTTCGTACCGAACCCGGCGTCGCCCGACGTCACGTTGCTCAAATCGCTGCTCGCGGGCGCGACGGCATACGGCGAGCAGTGCAGCTCGTACGGCCGCACGCTGGTGGCCGAGCATCTGACCGATCTGATGGAGATCATTTCCGACGATCTGACGGCGCCCAAACGCGTGCTGAGTTCGGACGTCATGTTGCGCAAGGTCAAACGGTTTATCGAACGTAACGTCGGCAACGAGAACCTCGACCCCGACACGGTGGCCAACTCCCTCGGAATTTCGCGCCGCTATCTGACAAGGCTTTTCGAACGCGATGGGTCGTCGGTCATGCGTTACGTGTTGCAGCAACGGCTCGAGCGCGCGAAGCGGATCTTGACGAGCGGCGGCGCCGCGCTTCGTGTCAGCGACGTCGCGTGGCAGTGCGGCTTCGTCAGTGCCGCGCACTTCAGCAGAGCGTTCAAGAAGCAGTATGGACGAAGCCCGACCGACTTCCAGGGCGGCGACGCAGACGCAGCGCACCGCGCCCAATAGCGTCCCTTTGCGGCACTATTCGTTTGGTCTAACAGCGCACTGATTGAAACGGCACGTCACGCGTGCTGCGGGTTCCGCCGCTCAGCGCACGTTGCTACTCTAGCGCGCAGTCATATTCCTTCCCGTTACCGGCCTCGCACAGCAGCTTGTCGCGACCTGGCGTTGCTTTAGGCTGCGCGGTATGAATCGGAAGCCCTAAGGTCATCGCCTGATGGATCAGGTCCACGACGTTTGTGGCGCCCATCTTTTCCATCGCGTTCTTGCGGTGGATCTTGACCGTGTATTCGCTGATATCGAGCTCTTTCGCGATCTGCTTGTTCAGGAGGCCCGCCGCCACATACGCAAAAACCTCGCGCTCGCGCGGCGTCAACAGATCGTAGCGCACGCGCACCTGCTTCACGTTCTTCGCCATGTTCAAGCGCTCGCGATGGCAATTGATCGCCTGCGCGATAGCGTCGAGCATGTCTTCTTCGCGAAACGGCTTGTTCAGAAAGTCGATCGCGCCCGCCTTCATCGCCTTGACCGTCATCTTGGTGTCGGCATAGCCGGTCAGAAAGACAATCGGAATCGGGAACTCCATCCTGTTGATCTCGCTTTGCAGGTGAAAGCCGCTTTGCCCCGGAAAGCGCACATCGAGAACAATACAGCCCGGTACTTCTTCGGGGATCTCCGACTTGAGAAATTCATCAGGCGAACAGAACGATTGAACCTGAACGCCGACCGAGCGCAGCAGGGAATCGAGCGCCGTGCGCACCGAGGAATCATCGTCCACGACAAAGACCGTCGGCGATCCGCCTTCGGCATTATCGTCTTTTGCGTCTGTCGGCCATGTTTCCATTGTTGCTACTCCTTGCATCCACGCTATTCCAAAGCAGTGTTCCGAAGTCACTTCT
The genomic region above belongs to Paraburkholderia edwinii and contains:
- a CDS encoding helix-turn-helix domain-containing protein, yielding MMHFATEALRNKHIQTEEEWRDFVSRDWSMECAFDCGVGHQLLATSWFMGDLRFEVADLSGQQWTWKPGPGVDNWRRNTLVIFLIESGVIELEQDGAAATLTAGSLLLFDPSISYTQTSGRNSRGMTLRVSKASLEKRGKVLSSHQMFVPNPASPDVTLLKSLLAGATAYGEQCSSYGRTLVAEHLTDLMEIISDDLTAPKRVLSSDVMLRKVKRFIERNVGNENLDPDTVANSLGISRRYLTRLFERDGSSVMRYVLQQRLERAKRILTSGGAALRVSDVAWQCGFVSAAHFSRAFKKQYGRSPTDFQGGDADAAHRAQ
- a CDS encoding response regulator transcription factor, with translation METWPTDAKDDNAEGGSPTVFVVDDDSSVRTALDSLLRSVGVQVQSFCSPDEFLKSEIPEEVPGCIVLDVRFPGQSGFHLQSEINRMEFPIPIVFLTGYADTKMTVKAMKAGAIDFLNKPFREEDMLDAIAQAINCHRERLNMAKNVKQVRVRYDLLTPREREVFAYVAAGLLNKQIAKELDISEYTVKIHRKNAMEKMGATNVVDLIHQAMTLGLPIHTAQPKATPGRDKLLCEAGNGKEYDCALE